A region of the Candidatus Schekmanbacteria bacterium genome:
TATCAGTGCTTCCATCATCTACCACAATTATTTCTTTGGGTTTTATTGTCTGTTTTTTGAGACTTGCAAGGCATTCCTTCAAATCTTCTTCAGCATTATAGGCAGGAATAATGACGCTAATATCTTTATGCACCTGTCAAATATCTCCAAAGGATTTTAAAGCCGCTATTGTAATTAAAAACTACATTGCACAAATTATAGCATTCAAAAGTGCAGTGGCATTTCATATCCTGAATTCTTTTTATGAGCATCTTTGATTTCTCAGATGACAGGAGGGCATCGATATCATAATCGAAACTTCTTAAATCACCAAGCTTCCAATCCTCATTGGGAAATAATTGAGGCATCATTTCACAGGGCAAGACAGTGCCGTCAGAATCAATTGTGATAGCTTTTTTGCCTGCAACACAAGGAAGAATCATCTTTCGCTCAAGCAAAGTCCTCTTGTTGACATCTGTCATCATATCGAATACGATGTTATTAAACTTCCCTATCTCTTTTGTCTCTCTTTCAAGACTGCGAATCTTCTCAATAGCATTAAAATAAAGCTCTATATCAATATCTTTTTGTGAAGGTATCCGAGCATCGCCTCTTACAAGTCCCATAGTATTTCCGTCAAAATGAAAATTGCTGTTAAGATAGTCAAGAAGCTCATCGATATTGTGCTGATTGTCGCGACAAAATGTCGTATTGGTAAAAAGGAAGAGATTTGGAAAATTGCGCTTCAGTGGATAAAGAAGAGAGTATGTTTCAACAAACTTTTTGAAATTCCCTTCAATGCCTCTTATTGAATCATGGACTTCTTCTGTGCCATCTACGGACAGAACGATTTTTATATCTGCATTATTGTTCCTTTTGAGGATTTGCTCGACTTTCTCTGCTGTTTTCTCCGGCTGTAGGCAGTTTGTAGTTATTGTAAAAGCAGAAACTGAACAATTTTTGTGAAAGAGATTGACAATCTCAGCAATATCTTCGCGCAGGAAGGGCTCGCCTCCTCCTATACTCAACCAAACAAAATCTCTCATCTTGGAAGTGATTTTTTCATATTCATCGATCGAAAGCTCATTTTTCAGTTTTTGAGGATCAGTCTTCCAACTGAAGCAAGTCTTGCATCTTGCATTGCATCTTTGCGTCACAAAGAGGATGACATATGAATAGGAGGGTGAAAAATAGCTTATTATTTTTTTTGCCACATCTTTCATATTACATAGATTAAACCATTAGAATCATTTATGCACAACGGCTAAAATTCGAAATTGCTTCTTCTAAACTATTTGCAAAATAAGAGCTTTTTTACAACTTTATCAGACAGGATTCTTTCTTTTTTTCTTCTTTCTACAGCAAAACTATTTGTCCAATTTTATCTTCAGCACAGTAATTATATATCCAATTAGATGTCTCACAAAATTCGTCTTACTGCTACCGCCCTGACGAAGCTTATATACGACAGGTATTTCACAAACTCGAAGATCAAGTTCTTTGCATCTATATAAGAATTTAATATAGTAATCACCATATCCTGTAAATATCTCATCAAGATCAAAATCTTTAAGTATATCTCTTCTAAATATTACGAATCCGCTCAAATTATCCTTTGTCTCAACTCCGATCATTATTCTAATAAAATGATTGAAAAGATAGCTTCCCCAGTATCGAAGTTTAGACCCCATCATTCCGCCGCCTTTGATGTATCGCGAACCTGAAACAATGTCATAATCTGTAATAAGCCGAATCATTTGCGGCACAACAAAGGGGTCATGATTAAAATCTGTGTCCATCAGCAGTATTGCATCACCTTCAGCCCTTTCAATTCCTGTTTTTAAGGCGCTTGCAAGCCCCCTTTCATTTTTTCGTATAATGCAGGAAATATTCTCATAATTGCTGTATCTTTCATTGACTAAATAGCCAGTTTTGTCAGGGCTGTCATCATCAACGACAATAATTTCAAACTCAAACTTTTCTTTATTCAGCAGGAGGATTAATATTTCGACAAGATCGAGAATGCTGTCTTTTTCATTATAGGTAGGAAGTATGATTGAAGTTTTCATTACCCTTTAATTTGTGTCAAACTTTATTCGCTCAATTTTCTTATTACATTGCAAATATATTCTATGTCGCTATTGTTCAATTTAGTAGATGAAGGAAGACTCAAACCGCGCCTTGATAAATCTTCTGCAACTGGAAATTTCTCATTTGTTTTATACATCGGCAGTTTGTTCATAGGTATGAAAAAAGGACGCGTATCAATTCCTCTTTTTTTCAACTCTTGTTCAAGTTGTATGCGAGAAAGAGGGAATTCATCATTGATCAATACAGAATACATCCAACAGACCTTCTTCGCCCAAGGGGCTTGCGGCTGAAAGGAAATCCCTTTTATGCCAGAAAGGAGGCGATTATACATTTTCTCTATCTTTTCTTTTTTTGCCAAAATCTTATTTATTCTTTCAACCTGAGCCAAACCGATAGCTGCCTGAATATTCGTAATTCTGTAATTATATCCTCTTTCAGGATGGTAATATCTTTTTTTCGGCGACATTGCATGGTCGCGCAGAAATCTTGCCCTTTTATCCCATTTTGCCTTGTTGGTAGTAATCATTCCTCCTTCGCCTGTTGTAATGATCTTATTTCCGTAAAAACTGAATGATCCCATTTCTCCAATGGAGCCAACCTTTTTTCCTCGATAAAGCGCGCCATGCGCCTCCGATGCATCCTCGATAACATAGAGCTGATATTTGCGTGCCAATTTCATAATAGGCCCCATATTGGCAGGGTGTCCATAAAGATGGACAGCAATTATCGCTTTTGTCTTTTTTGTTATTTTTTCTTCTATCTTCTGAGGGTCAATATTCCATGAAGAATACTCAGAATCGACAAAAATCGGCTTTGCCCCAAGATATGACACGGCGTTGGCTGTGGCAACGAATGTGAAGGCAGGCATTATAACCTCATCACCTTCTCTAATTCCCAATATATCAAGGGCAAGGTGGAGTGCTGTAGTGCCGTTGCTTGTGGAAATTCCATATTTGCAACCGCAAAATTTGCTGAATTTCTCCTCGAACTTTGTTACGAATTTTCCTAAAGAAGAAATCCATCCTGATTTGACGCATTCATTCACAT
Encoded here:
- a CDS encoding 4Fe-4S cluster-binding domain-containing protein, with amino-acid sequence MKDVAKKIISYFSPSYSYVILFVTQRCNARCKTCFSWKTDPQKLKNELSIDEYEKITSKMRDFVWLSIGGGEPFLREDIAEIVNLFHKNCSVSAFTITTNCLQPEKTAEKVEQILKRNNNADIKIVLSVDGTEEVHDSIRGIEGNFKKFVETYSLLYPLKRNFPNLFLFTNTTFCRDNQHNIDELLDYLNSNFHFDGNTMGLVRGDARIPSQKDIDIELYFNAIEKIRSLERETKEIGKFNNIVFDMMTDVNKRTLLERKMILPCVAGKKAITIDSDGTVLPCEMMPQLFPNEDWKLGDLRSFDYDIDALLSSEKSKMLIKRIQDMKCHCTFECYNLCNVVFNYNSGFKILWRYLTGA
- a CDS encoding glycosyltransferase, giving the protein MKTSIILPTYNEKDSILDLVEILILLLNKEKFEFEIIVVDDDSPDKTGYLVNERYSNYENISCIIRKNERGLASALKTGIERAEGDAILLMDTDFNHDPFVVPQMIRLITDYDIVSGSRYIKGGGMMGSKLRYWGSYLFNHFIRIMIGVETKDNLSGFVIFRRDILKDFDLDEIFTGYGDYYIKFLYRCKELDLRVCEIPVVYKLRQGGSSKTNFVRHLIGYIITVLKIKLDK
- a CDS encoding DegT/DnrJ/EryC1/StrS family aminotransferase produces the protein MGKKSFIPAAEPEITEKEIKYVNECVKSGWISSLGKFVTKFEEKFSKFCGCKYGISTSNGTTALHLALDILGIREGDEVIMPAFTFVATANAVSYLGAKPIFVDSEYSSWNIDPQKIEEKITKKTKAIIAVHLYGHPANMGPIMKLARKYQLYVIEDASEAHGALYRGKKVGSIGEMGSFSFYGNKIITTGEGGMITTNKAKWDKRARFLRDHAMSPKKRYYHPERGYNYRITNIQAAIGLAQVERINKILAKKEKIEKMYNRLLSGIKGISFQPQAPWAKKVCWMYSVLINDEFPLSRIQLEQELKKRGIDTRPFFIPMNKLPMYKTNEKFPVAEDLSRRGLSLPSSTKLNNSDIEYICNVIRKLSE